Proteins encoded in a region of the Stieleria neptunia genome:
- a CDS encoding serine/threonine-protein kinase, translating to MFESSEQAIFLEALDFESEEARAGYLDKACAGNAKLRASVEKLLGAHALPENPLDHPVAILAPDSTQDLSETLQVNRPIVEGPGALIGPYRLMEQIGEGGFGLVFVAEQQQPVRRKVALKVVKPGMDSRDVIARFEAERQALAMMDHPNIARAFDAGTTSNGRPYFVMELVRGVPITEFCDQHELSLRQRLEIFTTVCRAVQHAHQKGVVHRDIKPSNVLVTLHDETPVPKVIDFGVAKAIGQSLTDKTIYTRFTAMIGTPLYMSPEQAEMSGLDIDTRSDIYSLGVLLYELLTGSTPFEREQFNSVGLDEVRRIIREVDPPKPSTRLTTVAATLSTTSATRVRNPLQLSSAVRGDLDWIVMKALEKDRGRRYASASELADDVRRFLAEQPIEARPPSQLYQLSKFARRNKAVLVTVSLIAAAMMLGTAVSLWQASVAFGERNDKDAALQKALRLQQEADAAREEIAQFATRMKEANVLVTSGRAHVDAQRWAAAYADFTEAIERQPNYYNAWTERASLEVKLGLWELAARDFSQAIELGVPGDNPANWAIPQLFLLTGDTDTYREYCTTLLQQAEQRGERPSISLIRSCVLASNPVGDPEQLADQALAILAEMDAESARESQRRPRFAPWDRGGPLAGGPLPGGALPGGPSLGVPPEPPVGRPGQYADPGRPRDGGPPRPDEFRRMRIPRGVAHYTTAIAMYRAKRYDEAITYLSEALADDRWRNMQPVYPALAMAYHRSGDADRAREAYERSQQEIDALTQSMAQGPVGAMPIPWFDWIECQLLHREASILLTGFAPADDPRLRDIQQRGRSQIEAGEASF from the coding sequence ATGTTTGAATCGTCAGAACAAGCCATTTTTCTCGAAGCCCTGGATTTCGAGTCCGAAGAGGCCCGCGCGGGGTATCTGGACAAGGCCTGTGCCGGGAATGCCAAGCTTCGGGCGTCCGTCGAAAAACTGCTCGGTGCCCATGCTTTGCCGGAGAATCCGCTCGACCACCCCGTGGCGATCCTGGCGCCAGATTCAACCCAGGATCTGAGCGAGACGCTCCAAGTGAACCGGCCGATCGTGGAAGGTCCGGGCGCGTTGATCGGCCCGTATCGGTTGATGGAGCAAATCGGTGAAGGCGGTTTCGGCTTGGTCTTTGTCGCCGAGCAACAACAGCCGGTCCGTCGGAAAGTCGCATTGAAAGTCGTCAAACCGGGGATGGACTCGCGTGACGTGATCGCGCGGTTCGAGGCCGAACGGCAGGCGCTGGCGATGATGGATCATCCGAACATTGCCCGTGCGTTCGATGCCGGGACGACTTCCAACGGCCGGCCCTACTTCGTGATGGAACTGGTCCGCGGCGTTCCGATCACGGAATTTTGCGATCAACACGAGCTGAGTTTGCGGCAGCGTCTGGAGATTTTTACCACGGTCTGTCGTGCCGTTCAGCATGCTCATCAAAAAGGCGTCGTGCATCGCGACATCAAACCGTCCAATGTCCTGGTGACGCTTCACGATGAAACGCCCGTGCCCAAGGTCATCGATTTCGGTGTCGCCAAGGCGATCGGACAAAGTTTGACCGACAAGACGATCTACACCCGATTTACCGCGATGATCGGCACCCCGCTGTACATGAGCCCCGAACAGGCCGAGATGAGCGGGTTGGACATCGACACGCGGAGCGACATCTATTCGCTCGGCGTGTTGCTGTACGAATTGCTGACCGGATCGACGCCATTCGAGCGTGAGCAATTTAATTCTGTCGGTCTGGATGAGGTCCGTCGCATCATTCGCGAAGTCGACCCGCCCAAGCCGAGCACACGGCTGACCACGGTCGCGGCGACGCTTTCGACGACGTCGGCAACACGTGTTCGAAACCCGCTGCAGTTGTCCTCGGCGGTCCGCGGCGACTTGGACTGGATCGTCATGAAAGCGTTGGAAAAGGACCGCGGCCGGCGTTATGCGTCGGCCAGCGAACTGGCAGACGATGTGCGCCGTTTTCTCGCCGAGCAACCGATCGAAGCGCGGCCACCGTCCCAGCTTTATCAACTCAGCAAGTTCGCCCGTCGCAACAAAGCCGTCCTCGTCACCGTTTCGTTGATCGCCGCCGCCATGATGCTGGGAACCGCGGTCAGTCTGTGGCAGGCGTCGGTGGCCTTTGGCGAGCGAAACGATAAAGACGCGGCCTTGCAAAAGGCGCTCCGATTGCAACAGGAAGCCGATGCCGCACGCGAAGAAATCGCTCAATTCGCCACCCGGATGAAGGAAGCCAATGTGCTGGTCACCAGCGGCCGGGCCCACGTCGATGCCCAGCGCTGGGCGGCCGCCTACGCCGATTTCACCGAGGCGATCGAGCGGCAACCGAACTACTACAACGCCTGGACCGAACGCGCATCGCTGGAGGTCAAGCTGGGGCTGTGGGAGTTGGCCGCGCGGGATTTTTCCCAAGCCATCGAGTTGGGCGTGCCCGGCGATAACCCGGCCAATTGGGCCATCCCGCAACTGTTTCTGCTGACCGGCGACACCGACACGTATCGCGAGTACTGCACGACGTTACTGCAGCAGGCCGAGCAGCGCGGCGAACGCCCCTCGATCTCACTGATTCGCAGTTGTGTGCTGGCGAGCAACCCGGTCGGAGACCCCGAGCAGCTGGCCGACCAGGCCCTGGCGATCCTCGCCGAGATGGACGCAGAAAGCGCCCGGGAATCGCAACGTCGGCCGCGGTTCGCGCCCTGGGACCGCGGCGGCCCACTGGCTGGGGGCCCACTGCCTGGTGGCGCTTTGCCTGGCGGCCCATCGCTCGGAGTTCCGCCCGAACCGCCGGTCGGCAGGCCGGGTCAGTACGCTGATCCGGGGCGGCCGCGCGACGGCGGACCACCCCGACCCGATGAATTCAGACGCATGCGGATTCCTCGGGGGGTGGCACACTACACGACAGCCATCGCGATGTATCGAGCGAAACGATACGACGAAGCGATCACGTACTTGAGTGAAGCGTTAGCCGACGACCGTTGGCGAAACATGCAACCCGTGTATCCCGCGCTGGCGATGGCGTATCACCGCAGCGGCGACGCCGATCGGGCTCGGGAGGCCTATGAGAGATCGCAACAGGAGATCGACGCGCTGACGCAATCGATGGCACAAGGCCCCGTCGGCGCCATGCCGATCCCCTGGTTTGACTGGATCGAATGCCAGTTGTTGCATCGCGAAGCCTCGATTCTGTTGACCGGATTTGCGCCGGCGGATGATCCGCGACTGCGAGACATCCAACAGCGCGGCCGCAGCCAGATCGAAGCCGGCGAAGCGTCCTTCTGA
- a CDS encoding ECF-type sigma factor, with amino-acid sequence MADDVTQILQAIDDGDPQAAGRLLPLVYDELRRLAARKMSQESPGHTLQPTALVHEAFLRLIGDEVAEQAAEQWDSRGHFFAAAAEAMRRILIENARRRKSLKRGGNLAKNELQDGDALLDPDDQDTLLALDEALTRLASVDADLARLVQLRYFTGLTIDQTAKVLNVSPRTTKRNWAYARAWLRREMEDTE; translated from the coding sequence ATGGCTGATGATGTCACTCAGATTTTGCAAGCGATCGACGACGGCGACCCGCAAGCGGCCGGCCGGTTGTTGCCGCTGGTCTACGACGAACTGAGGCGGCTGGCTGCGCGAAAGATGTCCCAGGAATCACCCGGGCATACCTTGCAGCCGACGGCGCTGGTCCATGAAGCCTTCTTGAGGTTGATCGGCGATGAGGTTGCCGAGCAAGCCGCCGAGCAGTGGGACAGCCGGGGGCATTTTTTCGCCGCCGCGGCCGAAGCGATGCGGAGAATCCTGATCGAAAACGCCAGACGGCGCAAAAGCTTGAAACGCGGCGGCAATCTGGCCAAAAACGAGCTACAGGACGGCGACGCGCTGCTGGACCCCGACGACCAGGACACGCTGTTGGCCCTCGACGAGGCGCTCACTCGGCTGGCGTCGGTCGATGCGGATTTGGCCCGCTTGGTGCAACTGCGGTACTTCACCGGGCTGACGATCGACCAGACCGCCAAGGTCTTGAATGTCTCGCCACGGACGACCAAACGAAATTGGGCCTACGCCCGAGCCTGGTTGCGGCGTGAGATGGAGGACACGGAGTGA